From the Rhodoferax sp. WC2427 genome, one window contains:
- a CDS encoding amino acid aminotransferase, whose translation MSLFTAVEMAPRDPILGLNEQFNADTNPNKVNLGVGVYFDDNGKLPLLACVQTVEKQMTDAPKPRGYLPIDGVAAYDSAVKGLVFGADSEPVTSGRAVTVQGIGGTGGLKIGADFLKKLSPNAKVMISDPSWENHRALFQNAGFEVESYTYYDAAARGVNFDGMLASLNAAAAGTIVVLHACCHNPTGYDITAAQWDQVVEVVKARNLTPFLDMAYQGFGYGIKEDGAVIGKFVAAGLSFFVSTSFSKSFSLYGERVGALTVLCESKEEASRVLSQLKICIRTNYSNPQIHGATVVATVLNTPELRAQWEQELGEMRVRIKAMRQKLVDGLKAAGVKQDMSFITQQIGMFSYSGLSKDQMVRLREEFGVYGTDTGRMCVAALNSKNIDYVCASIAKVV comes from the coding sequence ATGTCACTGTTTACCGCCGTCGAAATGGCACCGCGCGACCCGATTCTGGGCCTGAACGAGCAATTCAATGCCGACACCAACCCCAACAAGGTCAACCTGGGCGTGGGCGTGTACTTCGACGACAACGGCAAACTGCCCCTGCTGGCCTGCGTGCAAACCGTAGAAAAGCAAATGACCGATGCGCCCAAGCCACGCGGCTACCTGCCGATCGACGGCGTGGCGGCCTACGACTCGGCCGTCAAGGGCCTGGTGTTTGGTGCCGATTCCGAACCCGTCACCTCCGGCCGCGCGGTTACCGTGCAAGGCATTGGCGGCACCGGCGGCCTGAAGATTGGCGCCGACTTCTTGAAGAAGCTCAGCCCCAACGCCAAGGTCATGATCAGCGACCCTAGCTGGGAAAACCACCGCGCCCTGTTCCAGAACGCTGGTTTCGAGGTCGAAAGCTACACCTACTACGACGCGGCCGCCCGCGGCGTGAACTTTGACGGCATGCTGGCTTCGTTGAACGCCGCCGCAGCAGGCACCATCGTGGTCCTGCACGCCTGCTGCCACAACCCCACGGGTTACGACATCACCGCCGCCCAGTGGGACCAGGTGGTCGAGGTCGTCAAGGCCCGCAATCTGACCCCTTTCCTGGACATGGCCTACCAGGGCTTTGGCTATGGCATCAAAGAAGACGGCGCCGTTATTGGCAAGTTTGTGGCCGCCGGCCTGAGCTTTTTTGTGTCCACCTCGTTCAGCAAGAGCTTCAGCCTGTACGGCGAACGCGTGGGTGCCTTGACGGTGCTGTGCGAATCCAAGGAAGAAGCCAGCCGCGTGCTGAGCCAGCTCAAGATCTGCATCCGCACCAACTACAGCAACCCGCAGATCCACGGCGCGACCGTGGTGGCCACGGTGCTCAACACCCCTGAGCTGCGCGCCCAGTGGGAACAAGAGTTGGGCGAGATGCGCGTGCGCATCAAGGCCATGCGCCAAAAGCTGGTGGATGGCCTGAAGGCTGCTGGCGTGAAGCAGGACATGTCGTTCATCACCCAGCAGATCGGCATGTTCAGCTACTCCGGCCTGAGCAAGGACCAGATGGTGCGCCTGCGCGAGGAGTTCGGCGTGTACGGCACCGACACCGGCCGCATGTGCGTGGCCGCGCTGAACAGCAAGAACATCGACTACGTCTGCGCGTCGATCGCCAAGGTGGTCTAA
- the ppk2 gene encoding polyphosphate kinase 2, with protein MAAASPSTGPKKSKPAPKRAAAARGARSVQRTVAQGDTVDSTALLPLAEEVSSEAVLAAQGKQLAAVLSVIEGTGGAVAGDRAAALRALIEGASDDDRLALKKALEDGAPPASGRLHPDDILSDDWREGGYPYRHLMRRSTYEKEKFRLQVELLKLQAWVKESKQRVVILFEGRDAAGKGGAIKRFMEHLNPRGARVVALEKPTELERGQWYFQRYVQHLPSVGEIVMFDRSWYNRAGVERVMGFCTDAEYAEFMRQAPEFERHLVRSGVHLIKFWFSVSRKEQRRRFKERESHPLKQWKLSPIDLASLDKWDDYTRAKEGMFFETDTAEAPWTVIKSDCKKRARLNAMRYVLHKLPSTSKDLGQVGKLDTLIVGRAHVVYERGEKPAAVL; from the coding sequence ATGGCTGCAGCGAGCCCGTCAACCGGACCCAAAAAATCCAAGCCAGCGCCCAAGCGTGCAGCCGCTGCGCGGGGTGCCCGGTCGGTGCAACGCACGGTGGCGCAGGGCGACACGGTCGACTCCACGGCGCTGCTGCCGCTGGCCGAAGAGGTGTCCAGCGAAGCGGTGCTGGCCGCACAAGGCAAACAGTTGGCGGCGGTGTTGTCGGTCATCGAAGGCACTGGCGGGGCCGTAGCGGGCGACCGGGCCGCTGCGCTGCGCGCCTTGATCGAAGGCGCATCGGACGATGACCGCCTGGCCTTGAAAAAGGCGCTGGAGGATGGGGCACCCCCTGCCAGCGGGCGCCTGCACCCAGACGACATCCTGTCCGACGACTGGCGCGAAGGCGGCTACCCGTACCGCCACCTGATGCGCCGCAGCACCTACGAGAAAGAAAAGTTCCGCCTGCAGGTCGAACTGCTCAAGCTGCAGGCCTGGGTCAAGGAATCCAAGCAGCGCGTGGTGATCCTGTTCGAGGGGCGCGACGCGGCCGGCAAAGGCGGCGCCATCAAGCGGTTCATGGAGCACCTCAACCCCCGGGGCGCGCGGGTCGTAGCCCTGGAAAAACCCACCGAACTGGAGCGGGGCCAGTGGTACTTCCAGCGCTATGTGCAGCACCTGCCCTCTGTCGGCGAAATCGTGATGTTCGACCGCTCCTGGTACAACCGGGCCGGGGTGGAGCGGGTGATGGGCTTTTGCACCGACGCGGAGTACGCCGAATTCATGCGCCAGGCCCCCGAATTCGAGCGGCACCTGGTGCGCAGCGGCGTGCACCTGATCAAGTTCTGGTTCTCGGTGAGCCGCAAGGAGCAGCGCCGCCGGTTCAAGGAGCGTGAATCGCACCCCCTCAAGCAGTGGAAGCTCAGCCCCATCGACCTGGCATCCCTGGACAAGTGGGACGACTACACCCGAGCCAAGGAAGGCATGTTCTTTGAGACCGATACCGCCGAGGCACCGTGGACCGTCATCAAGAGCGACTGCAAAAAGCGGGCACGGCTCAACGCCATGCGCTACGTGCTCCACAAGCTGCCCTCCACCAGCAAGGACCTGGGGCAGGTGGGTAAATTGGACACGCTGATTGTGGGCCGGGCCCATGTGGTCTACGAACGCGGGGAGAAGCCAGCCGCCGTGCTGTGA